Proteins co-encoded in one Neodiprion lecontei isolate iyNeoLeco1 chromosome 3, iyNeoLeco1.1, whole genome shotgun sequence genomic window:
- the LOC107222187 gene encoding uncharacterized protein LOC107222187 isoform X4: MRVFSAYTTRSSVMFYQVLRILLSFVTIFYCVNGENVPQKNDKRGDIDLQMCVESFDVHKNKIIRTEDSQEMGAKYINEIDLDSRKECLRLCCETEQCDVFVFEDKRPGSCYLFHCGPPDDFKCKFTSHANYTSAVLTVNLNSRNTVELEEQIRRTQQDHDLQSLRKLADNSPAEYSVLEPTASVVTEVSKIVILTTAASIKPVCSRNQFECRTSGDCIAIYNACDGIPQCADGSDEAAELGCPTKKPSMPPPVAIQQQTLSAPANSANYQPSIQRHKPYDAAYGHQEKDSRPWQLSGHQLAPQQERIQYPQQVVISQPQVNLEQSHIFNHKGPGVIGEGGDGGAYIDQNRQYAPYYPPDNGNWQEGQPQQPPSILPTQQNSPPLIPKLQPQVTDKPPLCKDDKKQGKTPPITNVVQSSKSMGQKNSIIPKAKTEIDDSVTSENDETHHNTVKTAKPHKHTETKIFVEQSNEEIKGHLIMDRLQDSNEDRDLRPKGAVISLALGLTTTALMAALIACRLRMVRRRGRRGHGPYAHDADYLVNGMYL; encoded by the exons ATGCGCGTTTTCTCAGCTTACACTACTCGTAGTTCAGTCATGTTTTATCAAGTTCTACGTATTCTCCTGAgttttgtaacaattttctATTGTGTTAACGGTGAAAATGTACCgcaaaaaaatgataaacgcGGAGATATCGACTTACAAATGTGCGTCGAAAGCTTTGATGTCCATAAGAACAAGATCATCAGGACTGAGGATTCTCAAGAAATGGGGGCCAAATACATTAATGAGATAGACTTGGATTCCCGAAAAGAGTGTCTCAGACTTTGTTGCGAAACTGAGCAATGCGATGTTTTCGTTTTCGAAGATAAG AGACCAGGAAGCTGTTATCTTTTCCATTGTGGACCACCCGATGACTTCAAGTGTAAGTTTACGAGTCATGCTAACTATACCAGCGCAGTCCTCACCGTGAATCTTAATTCCCGAAATACTGTTGAACTCGAAGAACAAATTCGAAGAACACAGCAAGATCATGATCTTCAATCTCTGAG AAAATTAGCAGACAACTCACCTGCAGAATATTCGGTTCTGGAACCCACTGCATCTGTAGTTACTGAAGTATCAAAAATAGTCATTTTAACAACAGCTGCCTCAATTAAACCAG TATGCAGCCGAAATCAATTTGAATGTCGCACTTCTGGAGATTGCATTGCTATATATAATGCATGTGACGGTATACCACAATGTGCTGACGGTTCCGATGAAGCAGCAGAATTGGGATGTCCCACTAAGAAACCATCGATGCCACCACCGGTTGCAATCCAACAACAAACTTTATCAGCACCAGCTAATTCAGCAAACTATCAGCCATCGATACAGCGTCACAAACCTTATGATGCTGCATATGGGCATCAAGAGAAAGATTCCAGACCCTGGCAGCTGTCGGGTCATCAACTAGCTCCACAGCAAGAAAGAATACAATACCCTCAGCAAGTTGTTATTTCACAACCGCAAGTAAATTTAG AACAGTCACATATATTCAACCACAAAGGGCCGGGAGTCATTGGTGAAGGTGGTGATGG AGGCGCTTATATAGATCAAAATCGACAATATGCTCCATACTATCCTCCGGATAATGGAAATTGGCAGGAAGGTCAGCCACAACAGCCACCTTCGATACTGCCAACGCAACAAAATAGTCCACCTCTGATACCAAAATTACAGCCTCAAGTTACAGACAAGCCTCCGCTATGCAAA GATGATAAAAAGCAAGGTAAAACTCCGCCAATAACAAATGTGGTGCAATCGAGTAAATCTATGGGGCAGAAGAATTCGATTATTCCAAAAGCAAAAACTGAAATAGATGACAGCGTGACCTCTGAAAATGACGAGACACACCACAATACAGTAAAGACGGCTAAACCACACA AACACACAGAGACAAAGATCTTTGTCGAGCAGtcaaatgaagaaataaaaggtCACTTGATTATGGACCGTCTCCAAGACAGTAATGAGGACAGAGATCTGAGACCAAAGGGTGCAGTAATATCATTAGCTCTCGGATTAACAACAACCGCGTTGATGGCTGCCTTGATAGCTTGTCGATTAAGAATGGTTAGACGACGAGGCCGGCGTGGTCATGGACCATATGCGCATGATGCTGATTACTTAGTGAACGGAATGTACCTTTGA
- the LOC107222187 gene encoding uncharacterized protein LOC107222187 isoform X2 — protein sequence MRVFSAYTTRSSVMFYQVLRILLSFVTIFYCVNGENVPQKNDKRGDIDLQMCVESFDVHKNKIIRTEDSQEMGAKYINEIDLDSRKECLRLCCETEQCDVFVFEDKRPGSCYLFHCGPPDDFKCKFTSHANYTSAVLTVNLNSRNTVELEEQIRRTQQDHDLQSLRKLADNSPAEYSVLEPTASVVTEVSKIVILTTAASIKPVCSRNQFECRTSGDCIAIYNACDGIPQCADGSDEAAELGCPTKKPSMPPPVAIQQQTLSAPANSANYQPSIQRHKPYDAAYGHQEKDSRPWQLSGHQLAPQQERIQYPQQVVISQPQVNLGSQRYQWEYQPLYEQNNGNFNSINSFRGPSNTNPYEQQSHIFNHKGPGVIGEGGDGGAYIDQNRQYAPYYPPDNGNWQEGQPQQPPSILPTQQNSPPLIPKLQPQVTDKPPLCKDDKKQGKTPPITNVVQSSKSMGQKNSIIPKAKTEIDDSVTSENDETHHNTVKTAKPHKHTETKIFVEQSNEEIKGHLIMDRLQDSNEDRDLRPKGAVISLALGLTTTALMAALIACRLRMVRRRGRRGHGPYAHDADYLVNGMYL from the exons ATGCGCGTTTTCTCAGCTTACACTACTCGTAGTTCAGTCATGTTTTATCAAGTTCTACGTATTCTCCTGAgttttgtaacaattttctATTGTGTTAACGGTGAAAATGTACCgcaaaaaaatgataaacgcGGAGATATCGACTTACAAATGTGCGTCGAAAGCTTTGATGTCCATAAGAACAAGATCATCAGGACTGAGGATTCTCAAGAAATGGGGGCCAAATACATTAATGAGATAGACTTGGATTCCCGAAAAGAGTGTCTCAGACTTTGTTGCGAAACTGAGCAATGCGATGTTTTCGTTTTCGAAGATAAG AGACCAGGAAGCTGTTATCTTTTCCATTGTGGACCACCCGATGACTTCAAGTGTAAGTTTACGAGTCATGCTAACTATACCAGCGCAGTCCTCACCGTGAATCTTAATTCCCGAAATACTGTTGAACTCGAAGAACAAATTCGAAGAACACAGCAAGATCATGATCTTCAATCTCTGAG AAAATTAGCAGACAACTCACCTGCAGAATATTCGGTTCTGGAACCCACTGCATCTGTAGTTACTGAAGTATCAAAAATAGTCATTTTAACAACAGCTGCCTCAATTAAACCAG TATGCAGCCGAAATCAATTTGAATGTCGCACTTCTGGAGATTGCATTGCTATATATAATGCATGTGACGGTATACCACAATGTGCTGACGGTTCCGATGAAGCAGCAGAATTGGGATGTCCCACTAAGAAACCATCGATGCCACCACCGGTTGCAATCCAACAACAAACTTTATCAGCACCAGCTAATTCAGCAAACTATCAGCCATCGATACAGCGTCACAAACCTTATGATGCTGCATATGGGCATCAAGAGAAAGATTCCAGACCCTGGCAGCTGTCGGGTCATCAACTAGCTCCACAGCAAGAAAGAATACAATACCCTCAGCAAGTTGTTATTTCACAACCGCAAGTAAATTTAGGTTCGCAAAGATATCAGTGGGAATATCAACCCTTATATGAACAAAATAATGGAAACTTCAATTCGATCAATTCATTTCGTGGACCAAGCAACACTAATCCTTACGAGC AACAGTCACATATATTCAACCACAAAGGGCCGGGAGTCATTGGTGAAGGTGGTGATGG AGGCGCTTATATAGATCAAAATCGACAATATGCTCCATACTATCCTCCGGATAATGGAAATTGGCAGGAAGGTCAGCCACAACAGCCACCTTCGATACTGCCAACGCAACAAAATAGTCCACCTCTGATACCAAAATTACAGCCTCAAGTTACAGACAAGCCTCCGCTATGCAAA GATGATAAAAAGCAAGGTAAAACTCCGCCAATAACAAATGTGGTGCAATCGAGTAAATCTATGGGGCAGAAGAATTCGATTATTCCAAAAGCAAAAACTGAAATAGATGACAGCGTGACCTCTGAAAATGACGAGACACACCACAATACAGTAAAGACGGCTAAACCACACA AACACACAGAGACAAAGATCTTTGTCGAGCAGtcaaatgaagaaataaaaggtCACTTGATTATGGACCGTCTCCAAGACAGTAATGAGGACAGAGATCTGAGACCAAAGGGTGCAGTAATATCATTAGCTCTCGGATTAACAACAACCGCGTTGATGGCTGCCTTGATAGCTTGTCGATTAAGAATGGTTAGACGACGAGGCCGGCGTGGTCATGGACCATATGCGCATGATGCTGATTACTTAGTGAACGGAATGTACCTTTGA
- the LOC107222187 gene encoding uncharacterized protein LOC107222187 isoform X3 — protein sequence MRVFSAYTTRSSVMFYQVLRILLSFVTIFYCVNGENVPQKNDKRGDIDLQMCVESFDVHKNKIIRTEDSQEMGAKYINEIDLDSRKECLRLCCETEQCDVFVFEDKRPGSCYLFHCGPPDDFKCKFTSHANYTSAVLTVNLNSRNTVELEEQIRRTQQDHDLQSLRKLADNSPAEYSVLEPTASVVTEVSKIVILTTAASIKPVCSRNQFECRTSGDCIAIYNACDGIPQCADGSDEAAELGCPTKKPSMPPPVAIQQQTLSAPANSANYQPSIQRHKPYDAAYGHQEKDSRPWQLSGHQLAPQQERIQYPQQVVISQPQVNLAEQSHIFNHKGPGVIGEGGDGGAYIDQNRQYAPYYPPDNGNWQEGQPQQPPSILPTQQNSPPLIPKLQPQVTDKPPLCKDDKKQGKTPPITNVVQSSKSMGQKNSIIPKAKTEIDDSVTSENDETHHNTVKTAKPHKHTETKIFVEQSNEEIKGHLIMDRLQDSNEDRDLRPKGAVISLALGLTTTALMAALIACRLRMVRRRGRRGHGPYAHDADYLVNGMYL from the exons ATGCGCGTTTTCTCAGCTTACACTACTCGTAGTTCAGTCATGTTTTATCAAGTTCTACGTATTCTCCTGAgttttgtaacaattttctATTGTGTTAACGGTGAAAATGTACCgcaaaaaaatgataaacgcGGAGATATCGACTTACAAATGTGCGTCGAAAGCTTTGATGTCCATAAGAACAAGATCATCAGGACTGAGGATTCTCAAGAAATGGGGGCCAAATACATTAATGAGATAGACTTGGATTCCCGAAAAGAGTGTCTCAGACTTTGTTGCGAAACTGAGCAATGCGATGTTTTCGTTTTCGAAGATAAG AGACCAGGAAGCTGTTATCTTTTCCATTGTGGACCACCCGATGACTTCAAGTGTAAGTTTACGAGTCATGCTAACTATACCAGCGCAGTCCTCACCGTGAATCTTAATTCCCGAAATACTGTTGAACTCGAAGAACAAATTCGAAGAACACAGCAAGATCATGATCTTCAATCTCTGAG AAAATTAGCAGACAACTCACCTGCAGAATATTCGGTTCTGGAACCCACTGCATCTGTAGTTACTGAAGTATCAAAAATAGTCATTTTAACAACAGCTGCCTCAATTAAACCAG TATGCAGCCGAAATCAATTTGAATGTCGCACTTCTGGAGATTGCATTGCTATATATAATGCATGTGACGGTATACCACAATGTGCTGACGGTTCCGATGAAGCAGCAGAATTGGGATGTCCCACTAAGAAACCATCGATGCCACCACCGGTTGCAATCCAACAACAAACTTTATCAGCACCAGCTAATTCAGCAAACTATCAGCCATCGATACAGCGTCACAAACCTTATGATGCTGCATATGGGCATCAAGAGAAAGATTCCAGACCCTGGCAGCTGTCGGGTCATCAACTAGCTCCACAGCAAGAAAGAATACAATACCCTCAGCAAGTTGTTATTTCACAACCGCAAGTAAATTTAG CAGAACAGTCACATATATTCAACCACAAAGGGCCGGGAGTCATTGGTGAAGGTGGTGATGG AGGCGCTTATATAGATCAAAATCGACAATATGCTCCATACTATCCTCCGGATAATGGAAATTGGCAGGAAGGTCAGCCACAACAGCCACCTTCGATACTGCCAACGCAACAAAATAGTCCACCTCTGATACCAAAATTACAGCCTCAAGTTACAGACAAGCCTCCGCTATGCAAA GATGATAAAAAGCAAGGTAAAACTCCGCCAATAACAAATGTGGTGCAATCGAGTAAATCTATGGGGCAGAAGAATTCGATTATTCCAAAAGCAAAAACTGAAATAGATGACAGCGTGACCTCTGAAAATGACGAGACACACCACAATACAGTAAAGACGGCTAAACCACACA AACACACAGAGACAAAGATCTTTGTCGAGCAGtcaaatgaagaaataaaaggtCACTTGATTATGGACCGTCTCCAAGACAGTAATGAGGACAGAGATCTGAGACCAAAGGGTGCAGTAATATCATTAGCTCTCGGATTAACAACAACCGCGTTGATGGCTGCCTTGATAGCTTGTCGATTAAGAATGGTTAGACGACGAGGCCGGCGTGGTCATGGACCATATGCGCATGATGCTGATTACTTAGTGAACGGAATGTACCTTTGA
- the LOC107222182 gene encoding striatin isoform X1 — translation MEMKVPSQIYAKVVTMEPRIRMEYKSSGTLMGHDRHDEQLGNLAVGANTSYKPQSSDGSNGDQRPQYSIPGILHFIQHEWARFELERSQWEVDRAEFQARIAFLQGERKGQENLKNDLVRRIKMLEYVLKQERAKYHKLKYGTDLVVQGDIKPPIYDEGSTCGGSDGGGGDGETPFTSVSNISWRQGRQLLRQYLQEIGYTDTIIDVRSNRVRSLLGLNNNTDSDDLNTPALNGNESNKRAIDNQDRRPPFKKREAHPTPLAEAMILDTEAAVMANFEFLAHTDIDMEEEEGDVEEEIYETNSDTKPNKTSMILGEDVDAEAEEVLNELNQLTESEESQGDTTDWNSTSMGFQQDARRALCPDEEGLDSSLGLGELAQLTVNNDAEVAYDMAATTEEAFRRTWRAKYTLRSHFDGVRALVFHPTDPVLITASDDHTLKLWNVYKTVPAKKSASLDVEPLYTFRSHTGPVLCLAMSSSGEHCYSGGLDGNIHCWTLPSANIDPYDSYDPSVLSGTLTGHTDAVWGLSMYHPRSQLLSVSADGSVKLWSPQSKVPLLNTYTSEQDGIPTSVDFIRDEPNKLVVAYERVCAVFDTETAAIVARLEVNGIKGVNRVVAHPTLPLVVAAHEDRHLRFYDHRSATLAYAMVAHLGAVTSLAVDPNGLYLLSGSHDCSIRLWNMDNKTCVQDITAHRKKFDESILDVAFHPSRQFIASAGADALAKVYV, via the exons ATGGAAATGAAGGTGCCCAGTCAAATTTACGCTAAAGTCGTCACTATGGAGCCTAGAATTAGAATGGAGTATAAAAGCAGCGGTACTTTGATGGGTCATGACCGTCATGACGAACAATTAGGTAACTTGGCAGTCGGGGCGAACACGTCCTACAAGCCCCAAAGTAGCGACGGCAGCAATGGTGACCAAAGGCCGCAATATTCAATACCAGGCATCCTGCATTTCATTCAGCACGAATGGGCCCGTTTCGAACTCGAAAGATCCCAGTGGGAAGTCGACAGAGCTGAATTTCAG GCCCGAATAGCCTTTCTACAAGGTGAAAGAAAGGGgcaagaaaatttaaaaaatgacttGGTACGACGGATAAAAATGTTGGAATACGTACTAAAGCAAGAAAG GGCAAAATATCACAAATTAAAGTATGGTACTGACCTCGTGGTACAAGGAGACATAAAGCCACCCATTTACGACGAGGGAAGTACTTGCGGTGGGTCTGATGGTGGTGGAGGGGATGGTGAGACTCCATTTACTTCTGTTAGCAATATAAGCTGGCGGCAGGGCCGACAGCTTCTGAGACA GTACTTGCAAGAAATTGGTTACACAGACACTATTATAGATGTCCGGTCAAATAGAGTTCGGTCACTTCTTggattgaataataatacagaCTCAGATGATCTGAATACACCTGCGCTCAATGGCAATGAGTCAAACAAGAGAGCTATCGACAATCAAGACCGACGTCCCCCTTTTAAAAAGCGAGAG GCACATCCAACACCTCTAGCTGAAGCTATGATTCTTGATACTGAAGCTGCTGTGATGGCAAATTTCGAGTTTCTAGCTCACACCGATATTGACATGGAAGAAGAGGAGGGAGATGTTGAAGAAGAAATATACGAAACTAATTCAGATACGAAGCCAAACAAA ACATCCATGATACTTGGAGAAGATGTGGATGCTGAAGCAGAAGAAGTATTGAATGAACTTAACCAGCTGACAGAATCTGAGGAATCACAAGGCGATACTACTGATTGGA ATTCAACAAGTATGGGGTTCCAACAAGATGCAAGGCGTGCTCTATGTCCTGATGAAGAGGGCCTAGATTCTTCGTTGGGTTTGGGTGAATTAGCTCAATTAACAGTGAACAATGATGCTGAAGTTGCATATGAT ATGGCTGCGACTACAGAAGAAGCGTTTAGAAGAACATGGAGGGCAAAGTATACGCTTCGTTCACATTTTGATGGTGTAAGAGCTCTGGTCTTCCATCCCACTGATCCTGTACTTATCACTGCTAGTGACGATCACACGCTTAAATTGTGGAATGTCTACAAAACTGTTCCAGCAAAAAA ATCGGCATCGTTAGACGTGGAACCTCTATATACATTCAGGTCGCATACAGGACCTGTATTGTGTCTTGCTATGAGTAGTTCTGGCGAGCATTGCTACAGTGGCGGTTTAGATGGCAATATACACTGCTGGACACTTCCATCGGCTAATATAGATCCTTATGATTCATATGATCCAAGCGTCCTTAGTGGAACTCTGACAGGGCATACTGATGCAGTATGGGGATTGAGCATGTATCATCCACGATCCCAACTACTCTCTGTTAGTGCCGATGGATCCGTAAAACTTTGGAGTCCACAGAGCAAAGTTCCTCTTTTAAACACTTATACTTCTGAACAAG ATGGGATCCCTACTTCAGTTGATTTTATCAGAGATGAACCAAATAAGTTAGTAGTAGCTTATGAAAGAGTATGTGCAGTATTCGACACAGAAACAGCAGCTATAGTGGCACGACTTGAAGTAAATGGAATTAAGGGAGTCAACCGTGTTGTTGCGCACCCCACACTACCGTTAGTTGTGGCAGCGCATGAAGACAGACATCTTCGGTTTTATGACCATCGTTCAGCTACGTTGGCCTATGCAATGGTGGCTCATTTAGGTGCTGTTACGAGTCTCGCTGTTGACCCCAATGGCCTGTATCTACTTTCAGGAA gTCATGATTGCAGTATACGGTTATGGAACATGGATAACAAAACTTGTGTTCAAGATATAACGGCACATCGCAAGAAGTTTGATGAAAGTATCTTAGACGTAGCTTTTCATCCTTCGCGACAGTTTATTGCTAGTGCTGGGGCTGATGCTCTTGCAAAGGTGTATGTCTGA
- the LOC107222182 gene encoding striatin isoform X2 codes for MVTKGRNIQYQASCISFSTNGPVSNSKDPSGKSTELNFRAKYHKLKYGTDLVVQGDIKPPIYDEGSTCGGSDGGGGDGETPFTSVSNISWRQGRQLLRQYLQEIGYTDTIIDVRSNRVRSLLGLNNNTDSDDLNTPALNGNESNKRAIDNQDRRPPFKKREAHPTPLAEAMILDTEAAVMANFEFLAHTDIDMEEEEGDVEEEIYETNSDTKPNKTSMILGEDVDAEAEEVLNELNQLTESEESQGDTTDWNSTSMGFQQDARRALCPDEEGLDSSLGLGELAQLTVNNDAEVAYDMAATTEEAFRRTWRAKYTLRSHFDGVRALVFHPTDPVLITASDDHTLKLWNVYKTVPAKKSASLDVEPLYTFRSHTGPVLCLAMSSSGEHCYSGGLDGNIHCWTLPSANIDPYDSYDPSVLSGTLTGHTDAVWGLSMYHPRSQLLSVSADGSVKLWSPQSKVPLLNTYTSEQDGIPTSVDFIRDEPNKLVVAYERVCAVFDTETAAIVARLEVNGIKGVNRVVAHPTLPLVVAAHEDRHLRFYDHRSATLAYAMVAHLGAVTSLAVDPNGLYLLSGSHDCSIRLWNMDNKTCVQDITAHRKKFDESILDVAFHPSRQFIASAGADALAKVYV; via the exons ATGGTGACCAAAGGCCGCAATATTCAATACCAGGCATCCTGCATTTCATTCAGCACGAATGGGCCCGTTTCGAACTCGAAAGATCCCAGTGGGAAGTCGACAGAGCTGAATTTCAG GGCAAAATATCACAAATTAAAGTATGGTACTGACCTCGTGGTACAAGGAGACATAAAGCCACCCATTTACGACGAGGGAAGTACTTGCGGTGGGTCTGATGGTGGTGGAGGGGATGGTGAGACTCCATTTACTTCTGTTAGCAATATAAGCTGGCGGCAGGGCCGACAGCTTCTGAGACA GTACTTGCAAGAAATTGGTTACACAGACACTATTATAGATGTCCGGTCAAATAGAGTTCGGTCACTTCTTggattgaataataatacagaCTCAGATGATCTGAATACACCTGCGCTCAATGGCAATGAGTCAAACAAGAGAGCTATCGACAATCAAGACCGACGTCCCCCTTTTAAAAAGCGAGAG GCACATCCAACACCTCTAGCTGAAGCTATGATTCTTGATACTGAAGCTGCTGTGATGGCAAATTTCGAGTTTCTAGCTCACACCGATATTGACATGGAAGAAGAGGAGGGAGATGTTGAAGAAGAAATATACGAAACTAATTCAGATACGAAGCCAAACAAA ACATCCATGATACTTGGAGAAGATGTGGATGCTGAAGCAGAAGAAGTATTGAATGAACTTAACCAGCTGACAGAATCTGAGGAATCACAAGGCGATACTACTGATTGGA ATTCAACAAGTATGGGGTTCCAACAAGATGCAAGGCGTGCTCTATGTCCTGATGAAGAGGGCCTAGATTCTTCGTTGGGTTTGGGTGAATTAGCTCAATTAACAGTGAACAATGATGCTGAAGTTGCATATGAT ATGGCTGCGACTACAGAAGAAGCGTTTAGAAGAACATGGAGGGCAAAGTATACGCTTCGTTCACATTTTGATGGTGTAAGAGCTCTGGTCTTCCATCCCACTGATCCTGTACTTATCACTGCTAGTGACGATCACACGCTTAAATTGTGGAATGTCTACAAAACTGTTCCAGCAAAAAA ATCGGCATCGTTAGACGTGGAACCTCTATATACATTCAGGTCGCATACAGGACCTGTATTGTGTCTTGCTATGAGTAGTTCTGGCGAGCATTGCTACAGTGGCGGTTTAGATGGCAATATACACTGCTGGACACTTCCATCGGCTAATATAGATCCTTATGATTCATATGATCCAAGCGTCCTTAGTGGAACTCTGACAGGGCATACTGATGCAGTATGGGGATTGAGCATGTATCATCCACGATCCCAACTACTCTCTGTTAGTGCCGATGGATCCGTAAAACTTTGGAGTCCACAGAGCAAAGTTCCTCTTTTAAACACTTATACTTCTGAACAAG ATGGGATCCCTACTTCAGTTGATTTTATCAGAGATGAACCAAATAAGTTAGTAGTAGCTTATGAAAGAGTATGTGCAGTATTCGACACAGAAACAGCAGCTATAGTGGCACGACTTGAAGTAAATGGAATTAAGGGAGTCAACCGTGTTGTTGCGCACCCCACACTACCGTTAGTTGTGGCAGCGCATGAAGACAGACATCTTCGGTTTTATGACCATCGTTCAGCTACGTTGGCCTATGCAATGGTGGCTCATTTAGGTGCTGTTACGAGTCTCGCTGTTGACCCCAATGGCCTGTATCTACTTTCAGGAA gTCATGATTGCAGTATACGGTTATGGAACATGGATAACAAAACTTGTGTTCAAGATATAACGGCACATCGCAAGAAGTTTGATGAAAGTATCTTAGACGTAGCTTTTCATCCTTCGCGACAGTTTATTGCTAGTGCTGGGGCTGATGCTCTTGCAAAGGTGTATGTCTGA
- the LOC107222187 gene encoding uncharacterized protein LOC107222187 isoform X1 translates to MRVFSAYTTRSSVMFYQVLRILLSFVTIFYCVNGENVPQKNDKRGDIDLQMCVESFDVHKNKIIRTEDSQEMGAKYINEIDLDSRKECLRLCCETEQCDVFVFEDKRPGSCYLFHCGPPDDFKCKFTSHANYTSAVLTVNLNSRNTVELEEQIRRTQQDHDLQSLRKLADNSPAEYSVLEPTASVVTEVSKIVILTTAASIKPVCSRNQFECRTSGDCIAIYNACDGIPQCADGSDEAAELGCPTKKPSMPPPVAIQQQTLSAPANSANYQPSIQRHKPYDAAYGHQEKDSRPWQLSGHQLAPQQERIQYPQQVVISQPQVNLGSQRYQWEYQPLYEQNNGNFNSINSFRGPSNTNPYEPEQSHIFNHKGPGVIGEGGDGGAYIDQNRQYAPYYPPDNGNWQEGQPQQPPSILPTQQNSPPLIPKLQPQVTDKPPLCKDDKKQGKTPPITNVVQSSKSMGQKNSIIPKAKTEIDDSVTSENDETHHNTVKTAKPHKHTETKIFVEQSNEEIKGHLIMDRLQDSNEDRDLRPKGAVISLALGLTTTALMAALIACRLRMVRRRGRRGHGPYAHDADYLVNGMYL, encoded by the exons ATGCGCGTTTTCTCAGCTTACACTACTCGTAGTTCAGTCATGTTTTATCAAGTTCTACGTATTCTCCTGAgttttgtaacaattttctATTGTGTTAACGGTGAAAATGTACCgcaaaaaaatgataaacgcGGAGATATCGACTTACAAATGTGCGTCGAAAGCTTTGATGTCCATAAGAACAAGATCATCAGGACTGAGGATTCTCAAGAAATGGGGGCCAAATACATTAATGAGATAGACTTGGATTCCCGAAAAGAGTGTCTCAGACTTTGTTGCGAAACTGAGCAATGCGATGTTTTCGTTTTCGAAGATAAG AGACCAGGAAGCTGTTATCTTTTCCATTGTGGACCACCCGATGACTTCAAGTGTAAGTTTACGAGTCATGCTAACTATACCAGCGCAGTCCTCACCGTGAATCTTAATTCCCGAAATACTGTTGAACTCGAAGAACAAATTCGAAGAACACAGCAAGATCATGATCTTCAATCTCTGAG AAAATTAGCAGACAACTCACCTGCAGAATATTCGGTTCTGGAACCCACTGCATCTGTAGTTACTGAAGTATCAAAAATAGTCATTTTAACAACAGCTGCCTCAATTAAACCAG TATGCAGCCGAAATCAATTTGAATGTCGCACTTCTGGAGATTGCATTGCTATATATAATGCATGTGACGGTATACCACAATGTGCTGACGGTTCCGATGAAGCAGCAGAATTGGGATGTCCCACTAAGAAACCATCGATGCCACCACCGGTTGCAATCCAACAACAAACTTTATCAGCACCAGCTAATTCAGCAAACTATCAGCCATCGATACAGCGTCACAAACCTTATGATGCTGCATATGGGCATCAAGAGAAAGATTCCAGACCCTGGCAGCTGTCGGGTCATCAACTAGCTCCACAGCAAGAAAGAATACAATACCCTCAGCAAGTTGTTATTTCACAACCGCAAGTAAATTTAGGTTCGCAAAGATATCAGTGGGAATATCAACCCTTATATGAACAAAATAATGGAAACTTCAATTCGATCAATTCATTTCGTGGACCAAGCAACACTAATCCTTACGAGC CAGAACAGTCACATATATTCAACCACAAAGGGCCGGGAGTCATTGGTGAAGGTGGTGATGG AGGCGCTTATATAGATCAAAATCGACAATATGCTCCATACTATCCTCCGGATAATGGAAATTGGCAGGAAGGTCAGCCACAACAGCCACCTTCGATACTGCCAACGCAACAAAATAGTCCACCTCTGATACCAAAATTACAGCCTCAAGTTACAGACAAGCCTCCGCTATGCAAA GATGATAAAAAGCAAGGTAAAACTCCGCCAATAACAAATGTGGTGCAATCGAGTAAATCTATGGGGCAGAAGAATTCGATTATTCCAAAAGCAAAAACTGAAATAGATGACAGCGTGACCTCTGAAAATGACGAGACACACCACAATACAGTAAAGACGGCTAAACCACACA AACACACAGAGACAAAGATCTTTGTCGAGCAGtcaaatgaagaaataaaaggtCACTTGATTATGGACCGTCTCCAAGACAGTAATGAGGACAGAGATCTGAGACCAAAGGGTGCAGTAATATCATTAGCTCTCGGATTAACAACAACCGCGTTGATGGCTGCCTTGATAGCTTGTCGATTAAGAATGGTTAGACGACGAGGCCGGCGTGGTCATGGACCATATGCGCATGATGCTGATTACTTAGTGAACGGAATGTACCTTTGA